GTACGAAGTTATAGACCCGAACTTCTGAGGTTTCTTTCGTTCCTGTCTAAAGAAAGAAATACTCTTCAAAATTTTCCACGCAGGTTTACAAATTGCGAGGAAAGTTTACGATGGTAAAGTAATAACAGATAGTAGGATTACCCAGGTAGAAGGGTAGTTCGTGCAATTTTTCTACCTGCTGTTTCGGAGAATATATCCTAGTCAAATGCACTATCTTAGACGAATGAAATCGTGCTAAGAAATATGATACGGAATATGTGTGGTGAAAGCATCGAGCAAAGTCGTAACCATAAACTCCAGGTAATAATAACGCGATATAAAAGTAGCAGCCAGAAGTGCATCGTCTAACGTTGCCATGGTGTGTCATATTTAATAGCATCTAATCCGTGTGCAATATGTCGCGTTGCACCTTAAACAAAGTATTAGTTCAAACACtcaacaaattaattaaacaatctACAGTCAGAGATGAGAAGTCAATAATCATATATGTTTTCATTCCTTTCAAAAGAAAACTGCACGTGATTTCTGTCATGCACCCCATGGAGATTTTAtgctttcacaaatttctagaaACACATTCATTGACCCTCGAAAGGGTAGCCAGGTCAATAATGACCCAAATGCATTAGACAAcaacagaaatttaagaacgaAAGAATTTGTATGCATTGGGAAATTATATTTACAGAAATGATATTGCAGCAGAAGATAAGATATGTCTGCTATAGTGAACTCTTGTTATTTCGCCTCAAAGTGTAAGAAAGTTGTTGACATCTTTGGTGTCCGATTTCCCGTGCAGGAGACAATaaaacgagagtctactgtatcgTGAATACCTGCAAAAAGGCTCGACAGGTCAAGTAGCGTCTGACAGACAAAGTTTTCCCGCGTTTTCATCTCGAGACGTCGGCCGTGCTCCAATTAAACTTCTCAAGAAGGGAGACGGAGATAAAGCACGCAAAGTCATGTAACTCGAAACTTCTTCGTATCAAGGATCATGAAGTCGAAGTGGTAGTAGATCAATAATCGAACCACAACGTCTATTTCCTAACACGAAGTTATAGAATTTCAAAGCGTAAATACGTGATGATAGTTTGAAACCAATAAGGTGGAAGAAATTATAGATGATAGGTCGTGGAAAGAGAAACCACTGGTCATGCAAAGATCTATCGTAACGCTAATAAATAGTAATGAAATCGAAGATAGTCGCGAGAGTGctcagttaaaaataaaattgcgtaTAAAATTTGTCACGAGTggaaaattgatcaaatttcaaaaattcgattCAGTTTGAAATATTGGGAGCGTAGTTTATGTACGAACGTCTTATCAATAATCGAAAATAAAACTTGTTATAGTTGATTACAGATGTTGGGGATTGATTACGAGAGTATTTTTGGAAGCTGATAAACTTCCGCGTCGGGTATCATTGTTTTGTGCTTTCATGGAACTGTGATTAAATATAAACGCAAAACAAGGTCGAATCATTCTGGCTCGCAAGATCACGATgttaattgcaaattaatttgGCACGATAATGTCGATTAGCAATTATCGTGAATAGAACGATATACTAAGACaactaatatattttacaaaacatTCGTAACCGCAAATGTAGAATAATAAACGGTGAGTTCCTCTCACCATGCTCTCCTGGCTGGCGATCTTCGCCTTCTCCACGGTGTCTCCCGTGGCCACCATGGGTCCCATGGCGGTCGGAATACTCGCGTAACCGTCGTTTTGTCTGTCGTAGCTCTCTGTGTAATCCTCCTCGATACCAGCCAGGTAACCGACCCCGGTTTCCTCGTCGAAAGTGCCCTCGAACGTGGAAAACGTGTCAAACTTCCCCACGCTTATGTGTCTGGCTCTCTTCTTCCCAGCCTCTTCGTGTTTCTCCTCCTTTTTCGTAGGCGTCGACCTGTCCTCGTCGGACACGGTGACAGCCACCACCGTTTCACCGGAATCGCTGTCCCGGGTCGTCTCGAACAACCGTCGTTGGAAGATAGCGCGTTTCTCCTCCAGCAACGACAACTTCCGGCGGACCTCGTGCGGCGACGACTTCGATATCCCCGATTCGGACTCGGACTTTGCGTTCAATTTCGATTTCCTAGATTCGCTCGATTTTCCGTTCTTCTGCTCCGGCCATTTCGAAATCGCGTACGGAAGCGTTGAGCTGCACCGAGCTTCCGGCCGTGCTGACTTCTCGACGCCCTGAAGATCTGCGCACGCAGACATCACGTTCATCGGGGTTCGCTACTATTTGTATACTGGTAGCTCCGTGagcttcttttaatttaatCGTCAAGTTTATCGGGTGTCAGAAGAGAATTAATGAAGATTTCTCGGTGTTAGTCAGAATTTGCGCGACGTAAATATGAATACAGGAAGTTTTAATCTTATAGCGAAGAGGAAAGAGGGTAAGAAGAGTTAATAAAGTTTGTCTTTCAAGACAGAACTTTGAAGGTTGTAAATATGTGAAGTGTTAATTTAAGGGAGGTTGAAGTTTCAGGAAGTAAACTATAGTTTGCTAAAGGTCTTTGCGTTATAAAGTTAAAGCAATAAGTTATTTTGCAACAAAAGGGCAAAAAAAGCTCGTTAAATGTGCTTGCGGACCTCTATCATATTTTGAACGGTTTAATTGCTAAGTGTATAATCGAACAGGCACagtattgttaatttaattggATCAAAGAGGCATTTAATTATGGGGAAGTATCGACTCTTCTATCGTCGCACTTTGCACCGTTCAATTGCATAAGCAAACAATAATTAACCGATTACCCAcaaaaatatactaaatataaaatagctgTTATAAGTCACTAGCTTATCCGATCAagatagaaataaattaatatacaaaatatttgtatatcgCAAGAATCCGACTTGACCCAAATGGTCCACCCTCTTCCGTACATATCCGATGCGACCCAATCACCCGTTAATTTTGATCACCATTTTCTAGCAATTAAGTTCGAAGCCAAACGAAAGAGTACCTTCCGACCACCAGCAGCCCACAGAGCATCGAAGGTGTTAATTTCATTAACACCCTAAGGAAAGCATCGATCCGAATAGGGGTTAAACAGAAAAGGGGTCGAAGAAAGGacagagagaaggagagagagagagatggcTCACCAGGTTGAATGTTGGAAAAGCTCCTGATGGTCAACGACGGCGACCTGCGCTGCACTACGGTCACGGTGCTCACCGGTTTCACCGGCAGCTTCTCCGATTTCCTAGTCTCTCCcttctctctttccctctccTTGATGTCTCGCGTGACAGCCTCGAAGCCGTCGCGATGGCCAAGCCTTTCGATCTCCTGCCCCTTCCTGGTGATCCTGGACGGGCTGTCCGACAGGCTAGGCGACTCTTGCGACGATTGGCTCTGCGATCGGCTGCTGTCGCCACCTTCGGGCGTGTGTCTGGGCTCCTGTTCGGCCGATAGACGAAATTTGTTCAGGCTCAGCTTCCGCACCAACGAATgcgacttcttcttcttcttcttcgagcTCGTTACCGTGCCACCCTTCCGTTCGTCCTCCTCTTCCGGGCTCCGTTTGCGGCCCGCTTCTGCCGGGACACGCAATTTCCGGTCAGAGCTGCTTCTTCGCGTTTTATGGCTGCTGATCAGTGATTTCGTAGCTACATACTTTTAAGTACTAATTACCGGTGCTAATTATCGATTTGGGACTATTATACTATGGGCATGTGAATTTGGATACTATGTGATCTTTTTCTGTTGAACCATGGGGAGTTGGTACTAACGCTGTGGGATGTAGAAGGTTAGACATCGTAAGGTCTAGAGGAACTATAGGGACTTGGAGTTAAAACTGTTACACTAGGGGATTCAGAGTTACTATCTATGAGATGTTGCATGTGGAACTATTGTTTTATAGGGTGTAGAAGTGGGACCTAGAAGATGGAACTGTTATAGGATCTAGAGATTCATAACCTAcggagtatagttattgtactaTGAGATAAGTTGGAATTGGTACCCTATGGATCTAAGGATCTTAAGGACTTATTGTACTATAAAATCTACGAATTGAAGTTAGTACTATGTATATAAACCTAGATTATATTGCTTCTTTCCATCAGAAGATCGAAAGGATTCTTTGATACCGACGAGTGCTTTAACGATGAAGAACCCTTCATAAAACACTTTCTACTGATCAAGAAGAGATCAAAGAAGAGATGAGGGATTATTCTTTGATTCGAACTACTGGATCCAAGCAGACTAAGGATAGATAATCCTTTGTTTCGAAGAAATCGCACTTAAGATTCAGTGATTTAATGTACTATTTTGTCAAATGTCATATTCATCAATCTGTTGCACTATCAGATTCAGTTaggaaatctaaaattttttaatgtggaATAGAATGAAACGATCCCAAAAATCTGGAGTAGAAATGGATGACTCTTTAGGATGAAACAATACTAAAGAAAGAAGCAACGAAAAACTTGAACGAACATCCACAACACAGATCGTCATTTACTCGAATAGCGAACCCTCAAGAATGACGGTAACGAACACGTTCGTGAAGGAGGTTCACTAAAACAGAGAAAAGGGGTTGATCCGGGCAGCAGATCCACGGGAGAGAACCTTTTTCGTCGGCATCCGGCTCCAGTTCGGCTAGCGCGTCGTCGTTGGACCTGTTCTTCTTCCTGATCTTGAACAAGCCGCCCTCCTTTCGGAAGCTGCTCTTCAACGCGCCGAATCTTCCCCTCTTCTTGTCGTCGGCGAGGGTCGTGTTATCCGCGGAGGGCGCTGTTCCGGCAGGTGTCGAGCTGGTCAGGGTGTCCAGACTGGAACTGCTGTCGCCCACGGTCACGTACTCCCCGGAGGTGGTACAACCGTGCTTGCCGCGATCCTCTTCTTCCTCCTGTTCGGCTTCGCCCTCGGAGGAGCGGGCTATCACCGTGTCGGGCGAGCTTCCACCCTCGTTTGCGCTCTCGTTTCGATCCATCCTCGGTCAGAGGTGGAAgaaggggcagagacggagcaACAAGGAGAGCTCGAATCCTCGGAGGATGAGCGACGACGCGGGTTCAGCTTGTTTTGTGTCTCGCTCTgccgatcgacgccgcagtccaCGGCCTGGCTTCCTCTGGTCGACGTGGAAACCTTAGAAGAGACGACTTTCTAGGTCCGATCGGCCAGCTACGGATAATCCGACACGTTTCCCCCTCCGTTTCCTACTCTTTTTCCCGCTGGCCCGGCGAAAGAAAACAGCGAACGACCGACCCGGTTGTCGGCCCCGCGATTCTGACCAGGACGAGGCCTTCTGAAACGGAGAAGCCTGGGAGTACCGCCGAGACCGGTTACACCGGCTAGAACCACCTCTGCGGTTGATTCGCACCTTCTAACCCTCTACTGCACCCGGTGGTTCATTGTCTCTCCCTGAGACAGATGAAACAGATACGCTCCGCTGACACGTTCCGATGCGGGATCCAGTTGTTCCAGACGTATCGACTGCCCCAATTATGTTCACTCAACAATTAGCAACGagtttagtttgaaaatttagatacgtGGACACTTTTAACATCAATTGTTCTATACTTTAATAAAGTATAACGATAAAGATGAAAAGAAATTTGATGCATCACCTGAAAGTTGTACCCTAAACCCCAATTAATGTTCCCGATAGCAAAGTTGGTAAGTCAGCGATAAAAGAGGTAATCGATTTTAAGTGATCAAAAAGACGATTCTATCGCCTAGTTTCACAAAGGAGTAACTAATTGGAGGATTCTTGACctctttttccaatttctttgtATAGAACCAGGCGAGCTACTCGAATACAAAATAGACTTTCTTCCAGAAGTCTCAAAGAAACTTGGacaattcttaaatcttcgTCAATTTTGAAAAAACTCGTATAATCACTTATACTACTTTTGAATATCTTCCTAATTAAAAGTTCGAAATATGAATCTTTAATCGATATGCAACCTAAGAACAACACAATTCAAAGGAGTTTCACTTCCCCCTGCCAGCGCGCTAAAAAGTCGAATCAGCACAGATTCGAGGTCCGCGAGCAAATAATCGAAGAACCTTAACGAGGATACGATCAATCGGTCATCGTTCCCGGCGATAAAACGAGCAGGCAAACGAGCGTGAGAGAAACAACAAGAAGAAGAACGACACTGCAAATGGAACGACGCTCGGAACCGCACTAAAAGCTCGGTTAAAAATGCAGGAACGGGGGTACACGAGAGGAGGAGCGTACCTGTACCCCTCCACGAGAGCGTGAAACGTTTGCTGTCCGCGAGAGGAGACGACTTTTCCGCGATTCTTGGACCACCAGAACAATTCCGTAACAACGTAGGCGTAACACGAGTGCCATGAGGCTTTAGACAACGTGTGGTGAGCCGCAAGACCTCGTCGCTACGCTTCGTATCGCTTCACTCCGCTCCGCTCCACGGATACCTTCGACTCCACCTAGCTGAACAACGTTATGTAACGCGTTGTCTGTTTTTGGATTTTCAAGATTTATCTCTGCGCGAGCTCAAGTATTTGATGTTCCTTAGAGGATTAGACCTACAACTCAGGCATATTGATATTTCCAATTAACTTTCTAGGctcaaaatacttaaaaattaaacttttgaAACTTCCAAAAGACTAATATTCCGGAGTctgagaatttcaatatttaataataaagttaAGATGGGACCACGTCTGGTGCACAAGGAGAGTGCATCTTACGGAGGTTTTTCATGCACTAATTACGGTGTCGTCGAGTGTATTGTTCCGCGCTTCGTAATTACGTTAATTAACTCGAGAGGGCATATGTTGATAAAGCTCGAAGTTAAGATACGAAAAGGACTGAATATCTAACGAGTAGATTACGATGCTTTTCGATGGCACAATCTTAATTGATAGTTACGGTTCCCATTTCATTTATTCTATTATTAGAACTCATCAAGAGCAAGCTTTTTCAACTCGacgaataattatattatttctcaAAAAATTTCTTCCAGAAAAAGATTTATTCCAGCAACTGTCTAATAAAATTTACCGTAAAATAATCGCGTCGAGCGTTGCGTTAGACGTTAGATCTGCGGTTGACTAAAGGGATCACCGGATGACAGATAACGGATCCTCCGCGAATCCGAGTCATGAGCATCGGAATTTGCAAGTTGCATAACTTTTACAACTGTGCTACATACCACCGTGTACCCTCTCATCGTGCTTATGTAAACTGTGCCTAAGCACGACCGGTATAATCCAACATTGACGAGCGATTACCGCAATTATTGTATCAGATTGGACTCCAGCGATTCTCCATAAAGGTCATGGTCATTTATGCGGAAAAAGGATTTCCCGATGAAAATAATTGGTTTTCTATAGAAATGATACATGTTACGGGCGATGTtgcaactttagaattttttggAGGGTGTAGGGTGAATTTGAAACAAATCATTGCGTTAAATTTTCCACGTTGTGTTTCCTGTTCGTTGTATTTTTCGCGAGTTGcatttcccacgcgttgcacttaccacgcattgcacttTCGACGCGTTGCATTCTCAGCGTTATATTTTCTAGACATTGTGTTCCACTCGTTGTATTCTCTATGGGTCGTGTTTTCAACGCGTTAAATTTTCCACGCatagaattcaccacgcgttgcattctcaGTTCGCTATAATTTCTAAGTACTGTATTCTACTTATGTCTTCTATGAGTTGTGTTCTGAACACGTCGAATTCTCCATGTTGTATTTTCCACGAGCTGCATTTCCACGCATCGCACTCTCCACATTCTCGAGTCGTCACGCAGTGACAGAATAAACCGCGAAATAAATCACTCAATGATTTattccaaaaaaaaataaaatagaaaactcGAACGATGTAACAAATAACGATTCGATCAACTTGACAGCCATACTCGCGTCAACGTGTATTTATCTAGGGgctaataattacaaaattatgtaaggTTATTTCGCAAAAGCGGTGACATTTGCAAATAAGAAGACAAGCAGGTTCATTCAAGGCAGTCTTCGGAGTCAGTTCGTTTTTCAATCTGGTCAGGACGTAATTAGTTTTATCGAACTGCTGATCACCTATAATTCATTTGATTGGAACACGAACGCGTTGACTGGTCTATGAATCAATGTTCTGAGGATCCCATACACTCGTTGTGGGGTGTTTTATGTAATGTACTGGTTTTTACGAGATCGTAATGAATTGTCACGTTACACGAGTTTTTGCAATGCAGTGGCCACTTACGTAAATTGTCAATTACATCGGTGTTTAAATAAAGTGAACTCTTTATTTTTTGAAAGATGCgaattattcaagtatctgaaTTTTTCTTGAAGTTCACAGTAGAAGATATAAGGTACGATGCCAGTAGTGTATTAAGTTAATTATGGGAAATGCATAATTCTCTTTCGTCACGCATATTTCTGGAAATAGTTATTGGGACAATGGCAAATCGCGTGTCGACGAAATCTTCTTtctttacagaatattttcagcGGTTAAGAGCAAGTTATTTCTTGAAACGATATTTGGTGGAATTGAAAAAGTTTCAGGTAAGATTGCATTGAATTAAATGTAATCGATATGCTCCTACTGTGGTTCACCTTTTAACCCATTTCTAAAATACCAGCAACctgtaatattttaatgatCACAAACAAAAATGCATTCTGTTATTTACACCTAACTGTTCATAAAATACAACTTCCGTCAATCAGACAATTTCGTGAAGTTCATTtactgtataaaaattgaaaagcacTATTGAACATTGACCTAGAAAGTGATTTTTGATCACTCACCGTCAAGACCACCGAAAGTCACGATGCGTGAAACGAGCAGAAGATCATCGAGCACAGATCCTAGAGAATAATGGATCGATGAATTCTAGTGATTACCGTACGCCCCATTAATTCGTCACGATATATCGGACAGAGTACGTGGTTTGTCCCTGGCAATGCTAATTAAACGCTACATCGGTGTAATTATTCTTTTCCGTTTTCCCAAGAAATATTCCTCTTCTTCAACatctacaatttttcaaatcgaaGCAGCTATCACTTTCATTAAGTGATACGTCCGTGAACCAAACGATTTTCAAGACCTTTATGTAACGAACCGTACTTGTTTTTGCACCCCCGTGAGATAAGTATGTACGCGATTTTTTTCTCGTTAATGTCTAGTGCTGCAATCGAGTACCTACGCGAtgtgaatttataattaattaactgtGTAATGCAACGAGGATGGAAAAATGGAGAATTCTCGGTAAACAAGCAATGATTCAAAGGGCAATACATGGAAATGATTATTATGTTCCTATTTTAATCTTACATGATTTGCTTATGACTTatacaacttatattattattcattaaaacGATGCTCCAAGTCCATCAAATTATTCCGCAGCAACAGTtgtagtaaataaaatattcgaattacCCGAAGATTGGGTTGGTACGAAAAAGAGAACCACACGAATTTATTCGTGTGGGCGTTTATGTAAGGTCAATTCGCGGTTGCATACATCGAGTGGTAAATAGCATTATGTAACAGCCAGATAAGTATTATCAGGAAGATTGAATTAGGCTATCATGTAATTAAACGtaatatttcaatgaaattcgTCAGGCTGACTCAATCCGACAACTCtaagttatcaaattccaaactttacCCCTCGTAAACTTCATATTCTAAAAATATCTGAACAAATATTTAACTTTGTCTAGCTTTATTGTACCCATCActaccaaattaaaaatttcaaggaaTTTCTTATACGTCCAGTCTATGTTAAgattaatttgtaatataaaaaagttttccaagaaattaatttcagttCATAGCCGCGACCGCAAGTCAGCTCGTTTACCTGGCTTCGAACATATTTAACGAGCGTTTGCGAACGATAGCCGCGTTACGATGGGAGACAAGATAGAAGGGAAATCGTTTACGGTGAAAGGTTGGTCAAAAACGTGGACAGTAAGTCGAATTGTAGGCGACGTGCAGCCTCGTCGCTTCGTAGGGGAGAATCCCATGAATATCTGAGACTGTTGACTGACAAGACATCCTACAAGTTCTTCCCACTGCGTTATTATATGCTACTGCCCTTTTTTTCTTCGGGCGTTCGCGCCCTCTCTTTAAATGCAAATCCTGACTCGGAAAGGGTTACGAGACTGTAATTCCCTTCGTTGTCTGCGAAACTCGGCTAATTTCTTGCATTCCCCTAACGTCGCGTAAAACTGATTCCTCCTCTTTTACAACTAAGAAAAAGTTAGTTGTTTCAATGATATATCTATGTATATGAATGATCTAGCTGTGCCACTCTCTATGACAGTGGTATAGTTAGCAAAAAAATCGAAAGGGTCGAGCGTGTTCGACGAAAGAAGAAAAGCGGAAGCGTCTAACCGGCGCCGGTTACGAAACGCGTTTCCGGTATCATCTACCGGTTCTAAATCTAATTATTTCGCTCGGTTTTGTCGAAGAAGATTCTCTCACGACGATAGGTCGGAGAAAGTGCAACAACCCGGTGCTCCACTCTTTCCTTTTCGTTGCAGATCATCGTTTCGTATTCAAACGAATCGACATTCTTCAACTATCGTTCGCCAAACATCGACGTAACGCGTGATTCCTGTTAATTATACATTTtcgaaaaaatgaaatatcgtAAGCGTTGCAGTGAGTTTCGTCAGACATCCGATGAACGTCAACTTGTGTATCGCACTGCTTTGCAGTAATAACTTTTAAGAATTAAACCGTAACAAATGTATTATTTCAATTACAAGTTATAATTAGAAGTATTAAGTGGTTCACGTTATAGGTTCTTGCGAGCAAACGATTCGATCGCTTACGTAAAGAATTGTGCAAACATACGAACAGGGTGGAAGTAATAATGAGGTACATACGTAAGAGACTATTAGCAATCTTATCGATTGATTAATTAGCTGGTATCGTGCGACGTTAATGGAAGTTGGCACCCGTGAAATCAGCCATATTTCTGGAGGAACGATGATTTATGCCATGAACATTTATTCTCTACAGACAACTATTCTGTCCATCGTGATTCACAAATTACACAGTGTAAAACTTGTCACGGAGAATAATAGAATGTAATATTCTAGAACCAACCTTTTTTCCGACAGCCATCTGTTTGCCATTTTCGCTGAAGTTCATGTTCAGATCGAGATACAAGTAGTTGTTGTTTAACAATTGCGGAGGTGGTTCCATCGGTGGTGGATTCGCCTCTTTTTTGTGCCTCAAACGTCTCTCGGTTCGCTCTTGTCTGGTACGCAGAACCAGCACCACGTTACGGtccaacatttttaattttacacggACTAACTTTTTATAGAACTCCGTAAAATATTCCGCGATAATACTGTGCAACCTTTTAATACCTACTGGCTCGGAAATATTCAacgttattaatttttgtcttGGAACACTTGCGTTAATTTTCGagattcaaaattaaaagagaCATTTGTAATTTTCTCCCAGAATActtattctaaataatttattaattactactGTTTTTTAACAGTGCACTAATTCTATACCACAGTCTAATTACTGTCTCTATATTGTTTCTGcagtattaattttcaatatcgACTACCACCCGTAGTAAACACCGTATCCATAGATGCAAGCCAAGAAGATAACTTCTTTCAAGGGCTCTTCGTGTTCAACACCCACAATGTCAACTCTCCTATAGAACACTTACTCTGTCTCTAATACAACTGTCTCTAAATTTGCTTTGTTCAACAAAGTCCCACAAAAAGTCCAACCTCCCATGAAACACCAGTAGCCTAGTCTCTTTCTGTTTCGAACATTTTCGAGTTAAACCGAAGAAAACACTGCTCGATCACTGTGTCATCGTCGAAGAATTTTCAATGGAACCTCGTGGTGCAACAACGTTCGATACTCGGATTCCAGTTCATGGTGGATTGGAGAGATGTTCGAAGCGTGAATCGATGAAACGAAACTGGTAGAATAATGCGATGCTTGGGCGCAAAGTCTCGGCATTTATTGGCCCGGGGTTAGCCTGGCACGTTATCGTTCGCGTCGCGTCTTATCGACGTCCACGATGGAAAAAAGATGCTTGGGCGCCATTCGACCCGACAATTCGATCTTCTTGTACGATCGAGTCCTTTTAAGCATCCTCCCACGCCTCCCAAATTGACTCCTTTCAACGAATTTCACGAATTGCAACTTTTAAGAAATTCAGAAGAGACGAAATTTTATTATCGGGAAAGATAACTTTAAGGTTGAAAATATCCTGAAATAGTCTTCCA
The nucleotide sequence above comes from Megachile rotundata isolate GNS110a chromosome 13, iyMegRotu1, whole genome shotgun sequence. Encoded proteins:
- the Rab32 gene encoding RAS oncogene family member Rab32 isoform X1, whose translation is MDRNESANEGGSSPDTVIARSSEGEAEQEEEEDRGKHGCTTSGEYVTVGDSSSSLDTLTSSTPAGTAPSADNTTLADDKKRGRFGALKSSFRKEGGLFKIRKKNRSNDDALAELEPDADEKEAGRKRSPEEEDERKGGTVTSSKKKKKKSHSLVRKLSLNKFRLSAEQEPRHTPEGGDSSRSQSQSSQESPSLSDSPSRITRKGQEIERLGHRDGFEAVTRDIKEREREKGETRKSEKLPVKPVSTVTVVQRRSPSLTIRSFSNIQPDLQGVEKSARPEARCSSTLPYAISKWPEQKNGKSSESRKSKLNAKSESESGISKSSPHEVRRKLSLLEEKRAIFQRRLFETTRDSDSGETVVAVTVSDEDRSTPTKKEEKHEEAGKKRARHISVGKFDTFSTFEGTFDEETGVGYLAGIEEDYTESYDRQNDGYASIPTAMGPMVATGDTVEKAKIASQESMSSQNNAPNAGVGEKREHLYKILVIGELGAGKTSIIKRYVHQFFSQHYRATIGVDFALKVLNWDPHTIIRLQLWDIAGQERFGNMTRVYYKEAVGAFIVFDVTRSATLDAVVKWKQDLDSKVQLPDGSPIPCVLLANKCDQQKEGLVNSPAKMDEYCKEKNFAGWFETSAKENINIEEAARFLVNKILQNDQLMKGNGSQDQTDGERFALNQSPSSSKKSCSC
- the Rab32 gene encoding RAS oncogene family member Rab32 isoform X2, which gives rise to MGPSVVIAVLRRPRSTFKKKQEYETFQLQRYRGSKKNHCRNQMTRANRETFEAQKRGESTTDGTTSAIVKQQLLVSRSEHELQRKWQTDGCRKKEAGRKRSPEEEDERKGGTVTSSKKKKKKSHSLVRKLSLNKFRLSAEQEPRHTPEGGDSSRSQSQSSQESPSLSDSPSRITRKGQEIERLGHRDGFEAVTRDIKEREREKGETRKSEKLPVKPVSTVTVVQRRSPSLTIRSFSNIQPDLQGVEKSARPEARCSSTLPYAISKWPEQKNGKSSESRKSKLNAKSESESGISKSSPHEVRRKLSLLEEKRAIFQRRLFETTRDSDSGETVVAVTVSDEDRSTPTKKEEKHEEAGKKRARHISVGKFDTFSTFEGTFDEETGVGYLAGIEEDYTESYDRQNDGYASIPTAMGPMVATGDTVEKAKIASQESMSSQNNAPNAGVGEKREHLYKILVIGELGAGKTSIIKRYVHQFFSQHYRATIGVDFALKVLNWDPHTIIRLQLWDIAGQERFGNMTRVYYKEAVGAFIVFDVTRSATLDAVVKWKQDLDSKVQLPDGSPIPCVLLANKCDQQKEGLVNSPAKMDEYCKEKNFAGWFETSAKENINIEEAARFLVNKILQNDQLMKGNGSQDQTDGERFALNQSPSSSKKSCSC
- the Rab32 gene encoding RAS oncogene family member Rab32 isoform X3, translated to MANRWLSEKSSHKTRRSSSDRKLRVPAEAGRKRSPEEEDERKGGTVTSSKKKKKKSHSLVRKLSLNKFRLSAEQEPRHTPEGGDSSRSQSQSSQESPSLSDSPSRITRKGQEIERLGHRDGFEAVTRDIKEREREKGETRKSEKLPVKPVSTVTVVQRRSPSLTIRSFSNIQPDLQGVEKSARPEARCSSTLPYAISKWPEQKNGKSSESRKSKLNAKSESESGISKSSPHEVRRKLSLLEEKRAIFQRRLFETTRDSDSGETVVAVTVSDEDRSTPTKKEEKHEEAGKKRARHISVGKFDTFSTFEGTFDEETGVGYLAGIEEDYTESYDRQNDGYASIPTAMGPMVATGDTVEKAKIASQESMSSQNNAPNAGVGEKREHLYKILVIGELGAGKTSIIKRYVHQFFSQHYRATIGVDFALKVLNWDPHTIIRLQLWDIAGQERFGNMTRVYYKEAVGAFIVFDVTRSATLDAVVKWKQDLDSKVQLPDGSPIPCVLLANKCDQQKEGLVNSPAKMDEYCKEKNFAGWFETSAKENINIEEAARFLVNKILQNDQLMKGNGSQDQTDGERFALNQSPSSSKKSCSC
- the Rab32 gene encoding RAS oncogene family member Rab32 isoform X4; this encodes MANRWLSEKSHKTRRSSSDRKLRVPAEAGRKRSPEEEDERKGGTVTSSKKKKKKSHSLVRKLSLNKFRLSAEQEPRHTPEGGDSSRSQSQSSQESPSLSDSPSRITRKGQEIERLGHRDGFEAVTRDIKEREREKGETRKSEKLPVKPVSTVTVVQRRSPSLTIRSFSNIQPDLQGVEKSARPEARCSSTLPYAISKWPEQKNGKSSESRKSKLNAKSESESGISKSSPHEVRRKLSLLEEKRAIFQRRLFETTRDSDSGETVVAVTVSDEDRSTPTKKEEKHEEAGKKRARHISVGKFDTFSTFEGTFDEETGVGYLAGIEEDYTESYDRQNDGYASIPTAMGPMVATGDTVEKAKIASQESMSSQNNAPNAGVGEKREHLYKILVIGELGAGKTSIIKRYVHQFFSQHYRATIGVDFALKVLNWDPHTIIRLQLWDIAGQERFGNMTRVYYKEAVGAFIVFDVTRSATLDAVVKWKQDLDSKVQLPDGSPIPCVLLANKCDQQKEGLVNSPAKMDEYCKEKNFAGWFETSAKENINIEEAARFLVNKILQNDQLMKGNGSQDQTDGERFALNQSPSSSKKSCSC